Proteins encoded in a region of the Gammaproteobacteria bacterium genome:
- a CDS encoding DNA-3-methyladenine glycosylase I, with amino-acid sequence MKKRCWWPGDDPVYVDYHDREWGVPVHDERTWFEFVCLDGQQAGLSWITVLKKRDNYRRAFHNFDPLKVSRMRDSTIEKLLSDTGLIRNRLKLYSIPINARAFLQVQAEFGSFDDYIWRFVNGRPLDGKRHKPGDVPATTPESDAMSKDMKKRGFKFCGSTICYAFMQAAGMVNDHLHDCYRYEEIKRLNKHP; translated from the coding sequence ATGAAAAAACGCTGCTGGTGGCCGGGCGACGATCCGGTCTACGTTGATTACCATGATCGGGAGTGGGGCGTTCCCGTCCATGACGAACGTACCTGGTTCGAGTTTGTCTGCCTGGACGGGCAGCAGGCCGGGCTCAGCTGGATTACCGTCCTCAAAAAACGGGACAATTACCGCCGGGCCTTCCATAATTTCGACCCTCTCAAGGTGTCCCGCATGCGTGACAGCACCATTGAGAAACTGCTGTCAGACACCGGGCTGATCCGCAATCGCCTGAAACTCTATTCGATCCCGATCAATGCCAGGGCCTTTCTTCAAGTACAGGCTGAATTCGGCTCTTTCGATGACTATATCTGGCGGTTCGTAAACGGCAGGCCGCTGGATGGCAAGCGACACAAGCCCGGTGACGTGCCCGCCACGACACCGGAGAGTGATGCCATGAGCAAAGACATGAAGAAACGGGGCTTCAAGTTCTGCGGCTCTACTATCTGCTATGCGTTCATGCAGGCCGCCGGCATGGTTAATGATCACCTGCACGACTGCTACCGCTACGAAGAAATCAAACGATTAAACAAACACCCCTGA